A genomic region of Bacillota bacterium contains the following coding sequences:
- a CDS encoding chemotaxis response regulator protein-glutamate methylesterase codes for MKTKKIRVLVVDDSALMRKIISDIVCKQDDMELAGTAYDGENALKKIKLLSPDVVTMDLEMPKLDGISTLKTIMARDPLPVIIISSYTQRGSEKTMEALIHGAVDFVAKPLTGIGDTIEELKKVLPAKIRGASGARLYSGRLRYPGAIPRKKRGDKQEAEVVVAIGASTGGPRAIEEILKELPADLPAATLITQHMPAGFTASLAQRLDRISNLAVKEAQEGDLLLEGEVLIAPGGFHLKVKDRKIVIDSGCKVNHVRPAVDVMFESLVWLPLPVVAVVLTGMGHDGKKGVQLLKNNKKEKVIVMAQDPLTSVVKGMPEAVIKTGHCDSIEQLSAMSTQIVNQVYSLKRNNCKTDTLSDLE; via the coding sequence ATGAAAACCAAAAAAATTCGTGTTCTGGTTGTGGATGATTCGGCACTCATGCGCAAGATAATTTCCGACATCGTGTGTAAGCAGGATGACATGGAGCTGGCAGGAACCGCCTACGATGGTGAAAACGCCCTCAAAAAGATCAAATTGTTGTCTCCGGACGTGGTGACCATGGATCTGGAGATGCCCAAACTTGATGGCATCTCCACACTGAAAACAATCATGGCCAGGGACCCCCTGCCGGTCATTATCATCAGCAGCTATACACAGCGGGGCAGCGAAAAAACGATGGAGGCGCTGATCCATGGAGCAGTTGATTTTGTAGCAAAGCCCCTGACCGGTATCGGCGACACCATTGAGGAATTGAAGAAGGTTCTTCCAGCCAAAATCAGGGGTGCTTCCGGGGCCAGATTATATTCCGGTCGATTGAGGTACCCCGGAGCAATTCCCCGGAAAAAACGGGGGGATAAACAGGAAGCTGAAGTAGTGGTGGCTATCGGTGCTTCCACGGGCGGCCCCCGGGCTATCGAGGAAATTTTGAAGGAATTACCCGCTGATTTGCCGGCAGCAACGCTCATTACCCAGCATATGCCCGCAGGTTTTACAGCTTCCCTGGCCCAGAGACTGGACCGGATATCCAACCTCGCGGTCAAAGAGGCGCAGGAAGGGGACCTTCTGCTGGAAGGGGAAGTCTTGATCGCTCCCGGGGGGTTTCATCTCAAAGTAAAAGACAGGAAGATTGTCATTGACAGTGGGTGCAAGGTGAACCATGTTCGACCGGCTGTAGATGTGATGTTCGAATCACTTGTTTGGCTGCCGCTGCCGGTAGTAGCCGTGGTTTTAACCGGCATGGGGCATGATGGTAAAAAAGGAGTGCAACTTCTGAAGAACAATAAAAAGGAAAAGGTGATAGTAATGGCCCAGGATCCACTTACCTCTGTGGTGAAAGGTATGCCGGAAGCGGTTATCAAAACAGGCCATTGCGATTCCATAGAACAATTGTCGGCCATGTCCACACAGATCGTGAACCAGGTATACAGTTTGAAGAGAAACAATTGTAAAACGGACACATTGTCCGATCTGGAATGA
- a CDS encoding chemotaxis protein CheD, translating to MILKVKIADLAVLKSAGILMTVGLGSCVGIALYDRQVRVAGLAHVLLYDSRYFSRRGSLEPNPAKYADTAIPVLINRMELAGADRKKIWAKISGGSQLFDLNKAAIKIGEKNVEMVKQTLKKCAIPLIAEDTGGNHGRTMRIEVETGRVYITTIGREEKIL from the coding sequence ATGATCCTGAAAGTTAAAATAGCAGATCTGGCCGTGCTCAAAAGTGCGGGTATTTTAATGACGGTCGGGTTGGGTTCCTGTGTAGGGATTGCCCTGTATGACCGTCAGGTCAGGGTTGCGGGTCTGGCCCATGTTCTGCTCTATGATAGCCGATATTTTTCCAGGAGGGGCAGCCTGGAACCAAACCCCGCCAAGTACGCCGATACAGCCATTCCTGTTTTGATCAACAGGATGGAACTGGCGGGAGCGGATCGAAAAAAGATATGGGCCAAGATTTCCGGGGGAAGTCAGTTGTTCGATCTGAACAAGGCTGCCATAAAAATTGGGGAGAAGAATGTGGAGATGGTCAAGCAGACATTGAAAAAATGCGCCATTCCCCTCATTGCTGAAGATACAGGGGGCAATCATGGCCGGACCATGAGGATAGAGGTAGAGACGGGAAGGGTTTATATTACCACCATAGGACGGGAAGAAAAAATACTATGA